Genomic DNA from Bacteroides zhangwenhongii:
ATTACACTGGAGTTGGAAGCCGGAGCTACTTTACTCTTTTCTGACAACTTCGATGACTACCTTCCTTTTGTCGAGGTTCGTCATGAAGGAGTGATGATGAAAAGTTTCCAGCCTTTGATCTATGCGGTAGATGCCGAGAATATTACCATCAAAGGAGAAGGAACTTTGGACGGACAGGGAAAGAAATGGTGGATGGAGTTCTTTCGTGTCATGATTGATTTGAAAGATAACGGCATGCGTGATATAAATAAATATCAGCCGATGTGGGATGCAGCAAACGATACGACAGCGATTTATGCCGAAACAAACAAAGACTATGTAAGTACTTTGCAGCGCCGTTTCTTCCGTCCTCCGTTTATCCAACCCATCCGTTGCAAAGAGATAAAGATTGAAGGGGTAAAAATTGTCAATTCCCCCTTTTGGACGGTAAATCCGGAGTTTTGTGATAATGTGACCATCAAAGGCATTACAATTGATAACGTTCCTTCTCCTAATACGGATGGTATTAATCCCGAATCATGCCGCAATGTACATATAAGCGATTGCCATATTTCGGTAGGCGATGATTGTATCACGATAAAATCCGGTAGGGATGCCCAAGCCCGTCGATTGGGAGTACCTTGCGAAAATATCACCATAACCAACTGTACTATGCTTTCCGGCCATGGAGGCGTTGTTATCGGCAGTGAAATGAGTGGAAGTGTGCGCAAAGTCACCATCTCCAATTGTATATTCGACGGAACGGATCGTGGAATCCGCATCAAGTCAACTCGTGGAAGGGGAGGCGTGGTTGAAGATATTTGCGTCAGTAATATTGTAATGAGTAATATAAAACGGGAAGCTGTCGTGCTAAACCTGAAATACAGTAAAATGCCTGCAGAACCAAAGAGTGAACGCACCCCGATCTTCCGTAACGTACATATCAGTGGAATGACTGTGACAGATGTAAAGACTCCGATCAAAATAGTGGGTTTGGAAGAAGCGCCGATATCTGACATTGTTTTGCGTGATATTCATATTCAGGGAGGAAAACAGAAATGTATCTTCGAAAATTGTGAGCGTATCACGATGGATGACGTAATCGTCAATGGTGAAGTAATTAAAAGCACCACAGATACCACAGATTAACACAGATATTTAATTCGGCTAATTTGTAAGAGTAAGAAATCTGTGAGAATCTGTGTAATCTGTGGTGAAAAAATAACTTGTATAAATTAAAGATAAATGAAACGAATCCTTTTTACCATGCTTCTTACCGCATCTCTTTCGGCTGAAGCGCAGACACAAACATACGAGACGGAATTTGCCCGTCCCTTGAATGAAGTACTGACGGATATTCAAAACCGTTTCGGAGTCCGCCTGAAATATGATATTGATACAGTAGGAAAAGTGCTGCCTTATGCCGACTTTCGTATTCGTCCTTATTCTGTAGAAGAATCCCTGACGAATGTATTGGCACCTTTCGATTATAAATTTGTCAAACAGAAAGGAAATATGTATAAGCTAAAAGCGTATGAATATCCACGTCGTACGGATGCAGACGGAGAAAAAATGCTGGCTTATCTGAATACTCTTTATGCAGATCGACAGGCTTTTGAACTTCGCGTTAATTCTTTGAAAAAAGAAGTGCGTCAACGTTTGGGTATCGACACTTTACTAGCTCAATGTGTTAAATCCAAACCTATTCTTTCGAAGATACGTAAGTTTGATGGCTATACAGTGCAGAATTTTGCACTTGAAACACTTCCCGGCTTATATGTTTGCGGTTCTATCTACACACCTCAATCAAAAGGAAAACATGCGTTGATTATTTGTCCTAACGGACATTTTGGTGGCGGACGTTATCGTGAGGACCAGCAACAACGTATGGGCACTTTAGCACGTATGGGAGCTATTTGTGTGGATTATGATTTGTTCGGATGGGGAGAGTCGGCTTTACAAGTTGGCAGTGCGGCACATCGTAGTAGTGCAGCGCACACTATTCAGGCAATGAATGGCTTGTTGATTCTTGAGTCTATGCTTGCTTCCCGTAAGGATATTGATACCAGTCGTATCGGTACAAATGGTGGTTCAGGAGGGGGCACTCATACTGTTTTGTTGAGTGTATTAGATGATCGTTTTACCGCTTCTGCTCCTGTGGTGAGCCTTGCTTCTCACTTTGACGGTGGCTGTCCGTGTGAAAGCGGAATGCCCATTCAACTTTCTGCAGGAGGAACCTGTAATGCGGAACTAGCTGCTACTTTTGCCCCTCGTCCACAACTCGTTGTATCTGATGGTGGCGACTGGACGGCTAGTGTTCCTGCTCTTGAATTTCCTTATTTGCAACGAATCTATGGATTCTACAATGCGAAAGACAAAGTAACGAATGTACATCTTCCCAAGGAGAAACATGACTTTGGTCCGAACAAACGGAATGCTGTTTATGATTTCTTCGTAGACGTGTTCAAGTTGGACAAAAAGATGCTGGACGAAAGCAAAGTTACCATTGAACCGGAATCTGTGATGTATAGTTTTGGAGAAAAAGGAGCTTTGCTTCCCGAAGGTGCAATCCGGTCATTTGACAAGGTAGCCGCCTATTTTGACAAAAAGGCTTTTGCTGATTTAAAATCAGATGCTTCTCTTGAAAAGAAAGCTATGGACTGGGTAGCTTCTTTAAAGTTGGATGATGAGAAAAAGGCTGGTTTTGCGGCAACAGCTATTTATAACCATCTTCGTAAAGTTCGCGACTGGCACAATGAGCATCCCTATACAACAATTCCCGAGGGTATCAATCCTCTTACAGGCAAGCCGCTTTCCAAGCTCGACCGTGAAATGATTGCAGATTCTGCTATGCCGAAAGAAGTACATGAAAGGCTAATGAAAGAGTTACGCAGAGTATTGACTGAAGAACAGATAGAACAAATCCTCGATAAATATACGGTAGGTAAAGTCGCTTTTACCTTGAAAGGTTATCAGGCCATTGTGCCCAATATGACAGAGGAGGAAACTGCTTACGTCCTGGAACAGTT
This window encodes:
- a CDS encoding glycoside hydrolase family 28 protein — translated: MNLRTTLLVFLCFCATTVLRAERVDMLKAGAKANGKALNTKLINSTIDRLNRGGGGTLFFPAGTYLTGSIHLKSNITLELEAGATLLFSDNFDDYLPFVEVRHEGVMMKSFQPLIYAVDAENITIKGEGTLDGQGKKWWMEFFRVMIDLKDNGMRDINKYQPMWDAANDTTAIYAETNKDYVSTLQRRFFRPPFIQPIRCKEIKIEGVKIVNSPFWTVNPEFCDNVTIKGITIDNVPSPNTDGINPESCRNVHISDCHISVGDDCITIKSGRDAQARRLGVPCENITITNCTMLSGHGGVVIGSEMSGSVRKVTISNCIFDGTDRGIRIKSTRGRGGVVEDICVSNIVMSNIKREAVVLNLKYSKMPAEPKSERTPIFRNVHISGMTVTDVKTPIKIVGLEEAPISDIVLRDIHIQGGKQKCIFENCERITMDDVIVNGEVIKSTTDTTD
- a CDS encoding 6-O-methylesterase, encoding MKRILFTMLLTASLSAEAQTQTYETEFARPLNEVLTDIQNRFGVRLKYDIDTVGKVLPYADFRIRPYSVEESLTNVLAPFDYKFVKQKGNMYKLKAYEYPRRTDADGEKMLAYLNTLYADRQAFELRVNSLKKEVRQRLGIDTLLAQCVKSKPILSKIRKFDGYTVQNFALETLPGLYVCGSIYTPQSKGKHALIICPNGHFGGGRYREDQQQRMGTLARMGAICVDYDLFGWGESALQVGSAAHRSSAAHTIQAMNGLLILESMLASRKDIDTSRIGTNGGSGGGTHTVLLSVLDDRFTASAPVVSLASHFDGGCPCESGMPIQLSAGGTCNAELAATFAPRPQLVVSDGGDWTASVPALEFPYLQRIYGFYNAKDKVTNVHLPKEKHDFGPNKRNAVYDFFVDVFKLDKKMLDESKVTIEPESVMYSFGEKGALLPEGAIRSFDKVAAYFDKKAFADLKSDASLEKKAMDWVASLKLDDEKKAGFAATAIYNHLRKVRDWHNEHPYTTIPEGINPLTGKPLSKLDREMIADSAMPKEVHERLMKELRRVLTEEQIEQILDKYTVGKVAFTLKGYQAIVPNMTEEETAYVLEQLKLAREQAIDYKNMKQISAIFEIYKTKCEQYFNEHGRNWRQMFKDYVNKRNAEKKAQGKK